From a single Sphingosinicellaceae bacterium genomic region:
- a CDS encoding monovalent cation:proton antiporter-2 (CPA2) family protein, translated as MNGHVPGVLVEAVAYLAAVVLLVPLFTRLGLGAVIGYLAAGILIGPSVLGLVRDPESASQLAEFGIVLLLFVIGLELKPSRLWSLRRDIFGLGAAQVLVCGAALTGMLLLLTGLTWQAALVVGLPLGLSSTALVMQLLAEKDITNTPFGTRSFSMLLFQDLAIVPLLTVVAALSNVPDPNAHPGWLQAVLTVGALSVLVLAGRYAINPVFRLLGQLKVREAFAAAALLTVLGSALLMQSLGLSMALGAFVAGVMLAESPYRHALEADIEPFRGLLLGLFFVSVGMTLDLGVIGDRLGTVLLLVVALMTTKTIVIGLLARGFGTGWLRAFQMGLLLAQGGEFGFVLFASAERGLLIEHEAAQLFGAVVTCSMVLTPFLIRLASRFNPAEAPRDDLDGPDKVVHRDAAARVVLVGGGRVGQGVAQMLLARGVEVVAIDNDPELIDVSKLFGNRVYFGDGRRTDILRAAGADQADALVLALDGAWDPEATLGPIRAAFPGLKIVARAYDRLHLLALRKAEVDVALRELFDGSIALGRATLEVLGTDPETIAAIEEEFRRRDAERLDLQLSTGDQLSGAERLFRPGVTFVPDALGEIPFSGPLDEPEPALA; from the coding sequence GTGAACGGGCACGTGCCCGGCGTCCTCGTCGAGGCGGTCGCCTACCTTGCCGCTGTCGTGCTGCTGGTGCCGCTGTTCACCCGCCTCGGGCTCGGCGCGGTGATCGGCTACCTCGCCGCCGGCATCCTGATCGGGCCGTCGGTGCTCGGGCTGGTCCGCGACCCCGAATCCGCCAGCCAGCTTGCCGAGTTCGGTATCGTGCTGCTGCTGTTCGTCATCGGCCTCGAATTGAAGCCGTCGCGCTTGTGGTCGCTCCGGCGCGATATCTTCGGGCTCGGCGCGGCGCAGGTGCTGGTCTGCGGCGCGGCGCTGACGGGCATGCTGCTGCTGCTGACCGGCCTGACCTGGCAGGCGGCGCTGGTCGTCGGCCTGCCGCTCGGGCTCAGTTCGACCGCGTTGGTCATGCAGCTGCTGGCCGAGAAGGACATCACCAACACGCCGTTCGGGACGCGCAGCTTCTCGATGCTGCTGTTCCAGGACCTCGCCATCGTGCCGCTGCTGACCGTCGTCGCGGCGCTGTCCAACGTACCCGACCCGAACGCCCATCCGGGCTGGCTGCAGGCGGTGCTGACCGTCGGCGCGCTGTCGGTGCTGGTGCTGGCGGGGCGCTATGCGATCAACCCGGTGTTCCGCCTGCTCGGCCAGTTGAAAGTCCGCGAGGCGTTCGCCGCCGCCGCGCTGCTGACCGTGCTCGGCAGTGCGCTGCTGATGCAGAGCCTCGGGCTGTCGATGGCGCTCGGCGCGTTCGTCGCCGGCGTGATGCTGGCCGAGTCGCCGTATCGCCACGCCCTCGAAGCCGATATCGAGCCGTTCCGCGGGCTCCTGCTCGGGCTTTTCTTCGTTTCGGTCGGCATGACCCTCGACCTCGGCGTCATCGGCGACAGGCTCGGCACGGTCCTGCTGCTGGTCGTCGCGCTGATGACGACCAAGACCATCGTCATCGGCCTGCTGGCGCGCGGCTTCGGCACCGGCTGGCTGCGCGCCTTCCAGATGGGCCTGCTCCTCGCGCAGGGCGGCGAGTTCGGCTTCGTGCTGTTCGCCTCTGCCGAACGGGGCCTGCTGATCGAGCATGAGGCGGCGCAACTGTTCGGCGCGGTCGTGACCTGCTCGATGGTGCTGACGCCGTTCCTGATCCGCCTCGCCAGCCGCTTCAACCCGGCCGAGGCGCCGCGCGACGACCTCGACGGGCCCGATAAGGTCGTTCACCGCGATGCCGCGGCGCGGGTCGTGCTGGTCGGTGGTGGCCGGGTCGGGCAGGGCGTCGCGCAGATGCTGCTGGCCCGCGGCGTCGAGGTCGTCGCCATCGACAACGACCCGGAGCTGATCGACGTCAGCAAGCTGTTCGGCAACCGGGTCTACTTCGGCGACGGCCGCCGCACCGACATCCTGCGCGCCGCCGGGGCGGACCAGGCAGACGCGCTGGTGCTGGCGCTCGACGGGGCCTGGGACCCGGAGGCGACGCTGGGGCCGATCCGCGCCGCCTTCCCGGGCCTGAAGATCGTCGCCCGCGCCTACGACCGCCTCCACCTGCTGGCGTTGCGCAAGGCCGAGGTCGATGTCGCCCTGCGCGAGCTGTTCGACGGTTCGATCGCGCTCGGCCGCGCGACGCTCGAGGTCCTCGGCACCGATCCCGAGACGATCGCCGCGATCGAGGAGGAGTTCCGCCGCCGCGATGCCGAGCGTCTCGACCTGCAATTGTCGACCGGCGACCAGCTGTCCGGGGCCGAGCGCCTGTTCCGCCCCGGCGTCACCTTCGTCCCCGACGCGCTCGGCGAAATCCCGTTCAGCGGCCCGCTCGACGAGCCCGAGCCGGCGCTGGCCTGA
- a CDS encoding NADP-dependent oxidoreductase codes for MDSREIRLKSRPVGMPTVDHFEVATVTVGDPAAGEVQVRNTWMSVDPYMRGRMYDRPSYIPPFQIGEALQGHAVGEVVASNDPGFAPGDIVGSMWGWREGFNCSGKMLQKMPRIDGIPDQAFIGVLGMPGLTAYAGLLEVGQPKEGEIVFVSGAAGAVGSIVAQIAKIKGCTVVASAGSDEKCDWLRSVGVDQAINYKGGNLLEAVQAAAPQGIDVYFDNVGGEHLEVAIEVANGFARFAECGMISAYNATGPVPGPRNMVLIVGKRLKIQGFIVSAYDHLRPQFLADMSGWIASGRIKWEETVEDGIERAPHAFAGLFTGGNTGKMLVRL; via the coding sequence ATGGACTCGCGCGAAATCCGGCTGAAAAGCCGCCCCGTCGGCATGCCGACCGTCGATCATTTCGAGGTCGCGACCGTCACCGTCGGTGACCCCGCGGCGGGCGAAGTCCAGGTCCGCAACACCTGGATGTCGGTCGACCCCTATATGCGCGGCCGCATGTACGACCGCCCCTCGTACATCCCGCCGTTCCAGATCGGCGAGGCGCTGCAGGGCCACGCCGTCGGCGAGGTGGTCGCGTCGAACGACCCCGGCTTCGCGCCCGGCGACATCGTCGGCTCGATGTGGGGCTGGCGCGAGGGCTTCAACTGCAGCGGCAAGATGCTCCAGAAAATGCCGCGCATCGACGGCATTCCCGACCAGGCGTTCATCGGCGTCCTCGGCATGCCCGGCCTGACCGCATACGCGGGCCTGCTCGAGGTCGGCCAGCCCAAGGAAGGCGAGATCGTGTTCGTCAGCGGTGCGGCCGGTGCGGTCGGCTCGATCGTCGCCCAGATCGCCAAGATCAAGGGCTGCACGGTCGTCGCCAGCGCCGGTTCGGACGAGAAGTGCGACTGGCTGCGTTCGGTCGGCGTCGACCAGGCGATCAACTACAAGGGCGGCAATCTGCTCGAAGCGGTCCAGGCGGCGGCGCCGCAGGGTATCGACGTCTATTTCGACAACGTCGGCGGCGAGCATCTGGAGGTCGCCATCGAGGTCGCCAACGGCTTCGCGCGCTTTGCCGAGTGCGGGATGATTTCGGCCTATAATGCCACCGGGCCGGTGCCGGGGCCGCGCAACATGGTGCTGATCGTCGGCAAGCGCCTGAAGATCCAGGGCTTCATCGTCAGCGCCTACGACCACCTCCGCCCGCAGTTCCTCGCCGACATGAGCGGCTGGATCGCGTCGGGCCGGATCAAGTGGGAGGAGACCGTCGAGGACGGCATCGAGCGCGCGCCGCACGCTTTCGCGGGGCTGTTCACCGGCGGCAACACGGGCAAGATGCTGGTCAGGCTGTAG